GGTCCAGCTCGCCGAGGGCACCGCGGTCGTCTCCGAAGCGCTGCTCGCCCAGGAGGGAGCGCTCGGGGCGGCGATCGAGGGGCTCGACTCCACGCTCGGCGAGCTCGCGCAGTTCATCGAACGCAACGGCGACGTCCTCACCGACATCGTCGAGCGCTTCGCCCGGGTCGGCCACGTCCTCGACGCGCACCGGGACGACTTCGGTGTGGTCGTCGACGAGCTCCCGTTCTTCTCGTACGGCTTCATCCGAGCCATCCAGAACGAGGGCGACCGCTGGTACGTGGTCAACAAGCCGCGCGGGATCCTGTTCCAACCCTACGGCCCACCGCCCAACTCGGGGCCGGGGTCGCCGGAGTGGGAGCCGCTGCCCCGCATCTACCACACCGAGGACTCGCCGGCCCGCCCGCTGGTGCCGTGGGAGCTCGACCTCACCGGGCCGACCGGCCCGGGTCCGCTGCTGCCGTCGCTGCGCATCGGCCCCGACGGCGCCGAGACCCTCGAGGAGGACGCGGACCGTGATCACGCCCCGGGCGACGACGACCCCTACGACGGGAAGGAGTCACCATGAGCGTGACGACGCTGCGTCGGCTCATCGCGGGCGCGCTGATGACGATCGTGGCGATCGCTGCCACCGTGTGGTGGTCATCGAGCCGCGAGCCCACGACGACCTACCACGCGCTTTTCGCCGACGCGTCCGAGCTCGTCCCGCGTCACGACGTGCGCATCAACGACGTCGTGGTTGGGGCCGTCGACGAGGTCGCGCTCGACGGCCTCGCGGCGCGGGTCACCTTCCACGTTGACGCCGGGATCGATCTCCCCGCCGCGTCGCACGCCACCATCCGCCAGGCCAGCCTGCTCGGTGACCGGTTCGTGGAGCTGGTCCCTGAGGGAGAGGGCCAGCTCCAGGCCGGTACGACCATCCCGCTCGAGCGCACCCGTCGGGCCAGCGACCTCGAGACCATCGTCTCGTCGGGCTCGGTGTTCGCGTCGTCGCTGGGGACCGACACCCTGAACCGGATGCTCCACGCGGCGGACGAGGCGTTCGGATCCGACCCCGACGCCTTGGGCCGGCTCATCGACCGCGGCGGAGAGGCGGCACGGGCCTACCTCGAGGTCGGCGCCGACCTCGATGCGACGATCGATCGTCTCGCTGACCTCGCCGTCGCCTACGCCCCGCGGACCCAACGCCTCGCCGACGCGGTAGACCGCGCCGTCGGCGGGCTTGACACGCTGGCCAGCCACGGTGACGACCTCGCGCGCTTCACGACCGAGCTGAGCGCGATGACCAGCGCTGTCTCCGAGGTGCTCGAGCACAACGAGGCAGCTCTGCTGACGTTCGGGACACAGCTGCGTCAGGTCTTGGGCGAGGCGGTTGAGACCCTCCCCGAGATCGCTCGCGGCACGCAGGCCCTGTACGACTTCAACGCGTCCTGGGCCTGCATCGTTGACGGCCACTACCTCAACCAGGCGTTCGTTCTCATCCCGGAGGCCGCCAGCATCGACTACGGGCCGGGCCACTGTGACCCCGAGGAGGGCAGCACCGGCCGCGACATGGGTGGGCAGTGGGCCGTCCCGTTCGACGACCCGCCCCGCCCGCTGCACTCACCGAGCCCCGGCCCGCCGACCGAGTCGCCCTCACCGGGAGGTCGGCCGTGAAGCTGCGCTGGAGGAGCCTGGTCAACCTCGCCGTCGTGGTCGCGCTCGGTGTCGTCGCGGTCGGATGGATGGCGGTCGACCTCGTGGAGGTCGGACCCTTCAGCGACGACCCCGTCACCGTGACCGTTGCGCTGCCGGAGACGGGCGGGGCGCTACCCGGCGCCGAGGTCACCTACCTCGGCGTGCGCATCGGCTCGGTCGAGCAGGCCACCGTCGCCGACGACGGGGTTGAGCTCACCCTGGCGGTCGCACCCGACGGTCCGGTCGCCCGGGACCTGCGCGCCGACGTGCGGCAGAAGACCTCGCTCGGCGAGCCCTACGTGGACCTATCGCCGGTGGAGCCGGGCGCGCCGACGGTGGCACGCGACGAGCTGGCCGGGACCCACATCCCCGCCGACCGGACCTCGGTACCCCCGGAGCTGGGCGACCTGCTGCGCCGCGCCGACCGGCTCTTCGGGGCGATCGACCCCGACGACCTGCAGGTCGTCGCCGACGCGGGTGCGGAGCTGGCGGACCGGGAGGGCGAGCTGCGGACCATCTTCGAGGGTGTGGGCGATCTCGGGTCGGTCCTCGAGTCACGACGCGACGAGTACGCCCACCTGCTGTCCTCGGCTGCTGGGCTCACCGCCACGCTGCGCAGCCACCGCGACGCCCTGGAGCGTGCGCTCGCTGGCGGGGCCGACCTGGCCACCGTCCTCGCGGAGCACCGCCAGGCGCTCGGGGATGGCTTGTCCGCGGCGGCACGGCTCGGTGCCTCCGGATCGGATCTGCTCGCCGCCATCGAGGACGACATCGACGGGCTGCTCGCCGGCCTCGACGCCAGCACCCACACCCTCGCGGTCCGGCCGACCAAGGTGCACGAGATCCTGATCCACACGCCCGACATGGTGGCCCTGATCGGCAAGACCTTCGATGACAACGCGGCGTGGTCGTCGACGCAGGGACTGAACATCCCCTACTTCCCCACCTACAGCCTGCCGATGACCGGGCACGGGCTGCGCCTGGATAAGATCTACCTGCCCGAGGTGATCCGTCGCGTCGAGTTGGACTTCCGCGACTCCAACCCCTCGTTCCTGCTGAGTCCCGAGGAGTCCGCCGCGCTCGCCCTCGGCGAGCGTGACGCCGACAACCTGCTCGCCGAGGTGATCCACGACCTCGCCACCGCCTGCGCGGACGACCCCGCCCGACGCCACTGCCCGACCCGTGACTAGCGTGGTCGCGCTAGGAGGGCTGTGCGCCACAGTTGCGCACAGGCCTCCTAGAGGACCTGGACGCTGGTGACCTTCGGTGACGGGTCACCCGAGACCGTCACCAGCATCCCGACCCGGACCAGCTGAGGCTCGCCCGGTTCTTCGTCCTCGTTGAGGGAGGCGACCTGTTGGGTGACCACGACCAGGAAGACGATGCGGTCATCGAGGACGCGCTGGACGGTGGGGCCTGCGGTGATCTCCCCGAGGCTGACGCGGCGGGCGGAGCGGACGTCGTCGATGAAGTCGGGCCCCATGGCGGCGCGGAACTCGTCGACGAAACCGGCGTCCCCGAACGACAGGATCCGGGTGACGTCGTCCTCCACCCGCCGGAAGTCGAAGGTCGTGACGGCGACGGCGAACTCCTCGACGAGGTCGACGCTGGCGGGCGGGGCGTCGGGAAGCTCGGCCGGCCCGCTGACCAGGGCGACGGCCTCGACGGTGACGACGCCGGCGAGGACGAGGATCACCGCGGCGGCGGCGAGGGGGTGGCGGACGAGGCGGGCGATCACCGCCGCA
The nucleotide sequence above comes from Actinomycetota bacterium. Encoded proteins:
- a CDS encoding MCE family protein encodes the protein MSVTTLRRLIAGALMTIVAIAATVWWSSSREPTTTYHALFADASELVPRHDVRINDVVVGAVDEVALDGLAARVTFHVDAGIDLPAASHATIRQASLLGDRFVELVPEGEGQLQAGTTIPLERTRRASDLETIVSSGSVFASSLGTDTLNRMLHAADEAFGSDPDALGRLIDRGGEAARAYLEVGADLDATIDRLADLAVAYAPRTQRLADAVDRAVGGLDTLASHGDDLARFTTELSAMTSAVSEVLEHNEAALLTFGTQLRQVLGEAVETLPEIARGTQALYDFNASWACIVDGHYLNQAFVLIPEAASIDYGPGHCDPEEGSTGRDMGGQWAVPFDDPPRPLHSPSPGPPTESPSPGGRP
- a CDS encoding MCE family protein, which translates into the protein MKLRWRSLVNLAVVVALGVVAVGWMAVDLVEVGPFSDDPVTVTVALPETGGALPGAEVTYLGVRIGSVEQATVADDGVELTLAVAPDGPVARDLRADVRQKTSLGEPYVDLSPVEPGAPTVARDELAGTHIPADRTSVPPELGDLLRRADRLFGAIDPDDLQVVADAGAELADREGELRTIFEGVGDLGSVLESRRDEYAHLLSSAAGLTATLRSHRDALERALAGGADLATVLAEHRQALGDGLSAAARLGASGSDLLAAIEDDIDGLLAGLDASTHTLAVRPTKVHEILIHTPDMVALIGKTFDDNAAWSSTQGLNIPYFPTYSLPMTGHGLRLDKIYLPEVIRRVELDFRDSNPSFLLSPEESAALALGERDADNLLAEVIHDLATACADDPARRHCPTRD